The proteins below come from a single Serratia fonticola genomic window:
- a CDS encoding MFS transporter, translated as MTTLAHSDGLPVPQRYGAILAIALGITVSVLDGAIANVALPTIARDLNASPASSIWVVNAYQLAITISLLSLASLGDLIGYRRIYQAGLLVFSITSLFCALSDSLLTLTIARVLQGFGAAAIMSVNTALIRIIYPQRYLGRGIGINSLIVAFSSAAGPTVAAAILSVASWQWLFAINLPIGIVALMLGMKYLPANSQKSTNQRFDPTSAVMNALTFGLLITAISGFAQGQSLLLIAAEIAALLVIGYFFVRRQLRQTSPLLPVDLLRIPIFALSMGTSICSFAAQMLAMVSLPFFLQASLGRDEVATGLLLTPWPLAIIVMAPIAGRLVERVHAGLLGGIGLATFALGLFLLALLPHNPTDLDIIWRMLLCGAGFGLFQSPNNHTIISAAPRHRSGGASGMLGTARLLGQTSGAALVALMFNLFPTSGTHASLVLAGIFASVAAVVSCLRITQPRANLAEPGN; from the coding sequence GGGGCGATCGCCAACGTGGCCTTGCCGACCATCGCCCGCGATCTTAACGCCAGCCCAGCCAGCTCGATCTGGGTGGTCAATGCCTATCAGTTGGCGATCACCATCTCGTTGCTATCGCTGGCATCCTTGGGCGATCTGATTGGCTATCGCCGTATCTATCAGGCTGGTCTACTGGTATTCAGCATTACCTCGCTATTCTGCGCACTGTCCGATTCGCTATTAACACTAACGATTGCCCGCGTGCTGCAAGGGTTTGGTGCCGCGGCGATTATGAGCGTTAACACCGCTCTGATCCGCATTATCTATCCGCAACGCTATCTTGGCCGAGGCATCGGGATAAACTCGCTGATCGTAGCCTTCTCTTCCGCCGCCGGGCCTACTGTCGCCGCCGCCATTTTATCCGTGGCCTCCTGGCAGTGGCTCTTTGCCATCAACCTGCCGATAGGCATCGTCGCACTGATGCTGGGAATGAAATACCTGCCAGCTAACAGCCAGAAAAGCACTAATCAGCGCTTTGACCCTACCAGTGCGGTGATGAATGCCCTGACGTTTGGCCTGCTGATCACCGCCATTAGCGGTTTTGCCCAAGGGCAAAGCCTGCTGCTGATTGCCGCTGAAATCGCGGCGTTGCTGGTGATTGGTTACTTCTTTGTGCGCCGTCAGTTGCGGCAGACATCCCCTTTACTGCCGGTGGATCTGCTGCGCATCCCTATTTTTGCGCTGTCGATGGGCACCTCGATCTGCTCTTTTGCCGCCCAGATGCTGGCCATGGTGTCGTTACCCTTCTTCCTACAGGCCTCTCTGGGCCGTGACGAGGTAGCGACAGGTTTGCTGTTAACTCCCTGGCCGTTGGCCATTATCGTGATGGCACCGATTGCAGGCCGCCTGGTGGAGCGTGTTCATGCAGGGTTACTGGGAGGGATTGGTTTGGCGACCTTCGCGCTCGGTTTGTTCCTGCTGGCGCTGTTGCCACATAACCCGACGGATCTGGATATTATCTGGCGCATGCTACTGTGCGGTGCGGGCTTTGGGTTATTCCAGTCGCCTAACAATCACACCATTATTTCTGCCGCCCCACGCCACCGCAGCGGCGGAGCCAGTGGCATGTTGGGCACTGCACGATTATTGGGGCAAACCTCTGGCGCGGCACTGGTGGCTTTGATGTTCAACCTGTTCCCCACCAGCGGCACACACGCTTCGTTGGTGTTGGCGGGGATCTTCGCCAGCGTCGCGGCCGTAGTGAGTTGCTTACGTATCACTCAACCCCGCGCGAACCTCGCTGAACCTGGTAACTAG